From the Perca flavescens isolate YP-PL-M2 chromosome 21, PFLA_1.0, whole genome shotgun sequence genome, one window contains:
- the LOC114548094 gene encoding ankyrin repeat and SOCS box protein 12 isoform X2: MLQLRTSAEEESSCEISQLRQAVFQNNARLLDEMLCQEVYRKVINCRGGWGIAGTPLHAAVSKGHLSCLQVLLGHGALVDCVDVKAQTPLFAAVRGKYLDCVLALLGAGANPNGNSSNNCSPVLTAAREGNAEILKELLRHGAEVNSRSKVLLWTSSARVSSGPLYLAAVYGHMECFKLLLLYGADPDYNCTDAKLLSSIKQPKTVLEMCLRHGCGVEYIQLLIDFGANVYLPTLILEKSTKQNEAVELLLQERGNPKALSSQCRLAVRRYLKKINKIQCIEHLDMPTSLINFLQHKAVPVTVL, translated from the exons ATGCTCCAACTAAGGACCTCTGCAGAAGAAGAGAGCAGTTGTGAGATTTCCCAGCTCCGACAAGCAGTGTTCCAAAACAATGCCAGACTCCTTGATGAGATGCTCTGCCAAGAAGTTTACAGGAAAGTCATCAACTGCAGAGGGGGCTGGGGCATCGCGGGCACGCCCCTCCACGCCGCCGTGTCCAAGGGCCACCTGAGCTGTCTGCAGGTGCTGCTGGGCCACGGCGCGCTGGTAGACTGCGTGGATGTCAAGGCTCAGACGCCCCTCTTCGCAGCCGTCCGTGGGAAATACCTGGACTGTGTCTTAGCGCTCCTCGGAGCCGGCGCCAACCCCAACGGGAACTCGTCCAACAACTGCTCCCCCGTGCTCACTGCGGCCCGGGAGGGGAACGCGGAGATATTAAAGGAGCTGCTCAGGCACGGCGCCGAGGTGAACTCCCGCTCCAAAGTCTTGCTGTGGACTTCCAGCGCCAGGGTGTCCAGCGGGCCGCTGTACCTGGCCGCCGTTTACGGACACATGGAGTGTTTCAAACTGCTGCTCCTGTACGGGGCCGACCCCGATTACAACTGCACGGACGCAAAGCTGCTGAGTTCCATCAAGCAGCCCAAAACTGTGCTGGAGATGTGCCTCAGGCACGGCTGTGGCGTGGAGTACATCCAGCTTCTGATCGACTTTGGCGCAAACGTCTACCTCCCGACTCTGATCCTCGAGAAGTCCACCAAGCAGAACGAGGCCGTGGAGCTGCTTCTGCAGGAAAGAG GGAATCCAAAGGCCTTGAGTTCACAGTGCCGACTGGCTGTCCGAAGATACCTCAAAAAGATCAACAAGATCCAGTGTATCGAGCATCTGGACATGCCAACGAGTCTCATTAACTTCTTGCAACACAAGGCAGTCCCAGTCACGGTTCTGTAG
- the LOC114548094 gene encoding ankyrin repeat and SOCS box protein 12 isoform X1, with the protein MFISKRHQSNAYTNCYSWQAGSMLQLRTSAEEESSCEISQLRQAVFQNNARLLDEMLCQEVYRKVINCRGGWGIAGTPLHAAVSKGHLSCLQVLLGHGALVDCVDVKAQTPLFAAVRGKYLDCVLALLGAGANPNGNSSNNCSPVLTAAREGNAEILKELLRHGAEVNSRSKVLLWTSSARVSSGPLYLAAVYGHMECFKLLLLYGADPDYNCTDAKLLSSIKQPKTVLEMCLRHGCGVEYIQLLIDFGANVYLPTLILEKSTKQNEAVELLLQERGNPKALSSQCRLAVRRYLKKINKIQCIEHLDMPTSLINFLQHKAVPVTVL; encoded by the exons ATGTTTATTTCAAAACGACACCAG AGTAATGCCTACACGAATTGTTACAGCTGGCAAG caggtTCTATGCTCCAACTAAGGACCTCTGCAGAAGAAGAGAGCAGTTGTGAGATTTCCCAGCTCCGACAAGCAGTGTTCCAAAACAATGCCAGACTCCTTGATGAGATGCTCTGCCAAGAAGTTTACAGGAAAGTCATCAACTGCAGAGGGGGCTGGGGCATCGCGGGCACGCCCCTCCACGCCGCCGTGTCCAAGGGCCACCTGAGCTGTCTGCAGGTGCTGCTGGGCCACGGCGCGCTGGTAGACTGCGTGGATGTCAAGGCTCAGACGCCCCTCTTCGCAGCCGTCCGTGGGAAATACCTGGACTGTGTCTTAGCGCTCCTCGGAGCCGGCGCCAACCCCAACGGGAACTCGTCCAACAACTGCTCCCCCGTGCTCACTGCGGCCCGGGAGGGGAACGCGGAGATATTAAAGGAGCTGCTCAGGCACGGCGCCGAGGTGAACTCCCGCTCCAAAGTCTTGCTGTGGACTTCCAGCGCCAGGGTGTCCAGCGGGCCGCTGTACCTGGCCGCCGTTTACGGACACATGGAGTGTTTCAAACTGCTGCTCCTGTACGGGGCCGACCCCGATTACAACTGCACGGACGCAAAGCTGCTGAGTTCCATCAAGCAGCCCAAAACTGTGCTGGAGATGTGCCTCAGGCACGGCTGTGGCGTGGAGTACATCCAGCTTCTGATCGACTTTGGCGCAAACGTCTACCTCCCGACTCTGATCCTCGAGAAGTCCACCAAGCAGAACGAGGCCGTGGAGCTGCTTCTGCAGGAAAGAG GGAATCCAAAGGCCTTGAGTTCACAGTGCCGACTGGCTGTCCGAAGATACCTCAAAAAGATCAACAAGATCCAGTGTATCGAGCATCTGGACATGCCAACGAGTCTCATTAACTTCTTGCAACACAAGGCAGTCCCAGTCACGGTTCTGTAG